Proteins from one Methanobrevibacter sp. genomic window:
- a CDS encoding aspartate kinase, translating to MDLIVAKFDGSSLANGEQIKKAAKSVVKEYNKGKKVVVVVSAVNKTTDDLIELSKESVGSCLTQRQQAEIMAMGERTSARVFEAALESLGAKARYIDPYDADWPIISDSEFLKANIDFDISCQMIHNIEKILDDDEIPVICGFLAKGHGGEITTLGRGGSDITAFLIGNCLGAREVIIISDVDGVMSSDPRQIEKAELLNEISVEEIRTLATKGARIINPHALKYKDPKMNAKIINFTHSDLTANGTNIIGPFEDTSKKSVTLYKDPLSIIAIVGENMLEQVGPLKEITECLAENDVNIYKISAGNNSITTFIDKHDAQKAYHILHDLVLESDIFNSLSLGRDIAMITLVSPDVIEKPSIISDVTEPLRKNRINIIEINSSQTSLVILVDFKDGERAAKLIREILEDSADE from the coding sequence ATGGATTTGATTGTAGCAAAATTCGATGGAAGCTCTCTTGCAAACGGCGAGCAGATTAAAAAGGCGGCAAAATCAGTAGTCAAGGAATACAATAAGGGCAAGAAAGTGGTCGTTGTCGTATCCGCAGTCAACAAGACAACTGACGACCTAATTGAACTCTCAAAGGAGTCAGTAGGCTCCTGTTTAACCCAAAGACAGCAGGCCGAAATCATGGCGATGGGAGAGCGGACAAGCGCAAGGGTCTTTGAGGCCGCACTCGAATCTCTGGGAGCGAAGGCAAGATACATCGACCCGTACGATGCCGACTGGCCGATAATTTCTGATTCTGAATTTCTAAAGGCAAACATCGACTTTGACATAAGCTGCCAGATGATTCACAACATCGAAAAGATTCTAGACGATGATGAAATCCCAGTCATCTGCGGATTTCTGGCCAAGGGCCATGGAGGCGAAATCACAACCTTGGGAAGAGGCGGAAGCGACATCACAGCATTTCTCATCGGAAACTGCCTTGGCGCAAGAGAGGTCATAATAATAAGCGACGTCGACGGAGTCATGTCAAGCGACCCGAGACAGATCGAAAAGGCGGAACTTCTAAACGAGATTTCAGTCGAGGAGATACGCACCTTGGCAACAAAGGGTGCCAGAATCATAAACCCACATGCATTAAAATACAAGGACCCTAAGATGAACGCCAAAATCATCAATTTCACACACTCAGACCTCACTGCCAACGGGACAAACATAATAGGGCCTTTCGAGGACACATCCAAAAAGTCAGTGACCCTATACAAGGACCCCCTTTCAATAATCGCAATCGTCGGGGAGAACATGCTCGAGCAGGTCGGGCCACTCAAGGAAATCACCGAATGCCTTGCTGAAAACGACGTGAACATCTACAAGATCTCGGCCGGAAACAACTCAATCACCACATTCATCGACAAGCACGACGCCCAGAAGGCATACCATATCCTGCACGACCTTGTGCTTGAAAGCGACATATTCAACTCACTTTCCCTAGGCCGTGACATAGCAATGATTACCCTGGTATCGCCGGATGTCATCGAAAAGCCAAGCATCATCTCAGATGTCACCGAGCCTTTGAGGAAAAACAGGATAAACATAATAGAGATTAACTCATCCCAGACATCCCTCGTGATTCTGGTCGATTTCAAGGATGGTGAAAGGGCTGCCAAGTTAATCAGAGAAATCTTGGAAGATTCAGCAGACGAGTAA
- a CDS encoding succinylglutamate desuccinylase/aspartoacylase family protein, with product MQNPHIASNIPDSNISDTIVQAANSGVPVYRIGDGSGPVTVICAGVHGDQLVPTVAAMDLIDYLDGRKIRGTVYIIPFASPQAVSENTKLTNGVNLNTVADEEGTVSNLIVDFAISHNATAVGDFHETEVGKNPGITTIMCSQVPTYGSYMLARDMSELTLDTTFTYTLAGIAYDGAIEDECNLAGTPAVTPLVVVGDHGQVSQAAVRESYDQMLAMLIANGNLDYDDAYLKLANSDIDGF from the coding sequence TTGCAAAATCCGCATATAGCCTCAAATATCCCTGATTCAAATATCAGCGATACCATTGTCCAGGCTGCAAATTCAGGCGTTCCAGTCTATAGGATAGGCGACGGCTCCGGGCCTGTGACAGTAATCTGTGCGGGAGTCCACGGGGACCAGCTTGTCCCTACCGTTGCAGCGATGGATTTAATTGACTATCTTGACGGGCGCAAGATTAGGGGAACGGTCTACATCATTCCGTTCGCATCACCTCAGGCGGTTTCTGAGAACACCAAGCTGACAAATGGAGTCAACTTGAATACCGTTGCAGATGAGGAGGGAACAGTTTCCAATCTGATTGTTGACTTTGCAATAAGCCATAATGCAACTGCCGTCGGCGATTTCCATGAAACGGAGGTCGGGAAAAATCCGGGAATCACAACAATAATGTGCTCTCAGGTGCCGACCTACGGAAGCTATATGCTTGCGCGTGACATGTCCGAACTTACCCTGGACACAACATTCACCTACACCCTTGCGGGAATTGCCTATGACGGGGCAATCGAGGATGAATGTAACCTTGCAGGCACACCTGCGGTAACTCCTCTGGTCGTTGTGGGAGATCACGGCCAGGTATCTCAAGCAGCCGTCAGGGAATCCTATGACCAGATGCTTGCCATGCTGATTGCCAACGGCAATCTTGACTATGATGACGCTTACCTGAAACTGGCGAATTCCGATATTGATGGTTTTTAG
- a CDS encoding PaaI family thioesterase, whose product MANFDSVESAREFFYKDKFAVITGVVLDELTEDEAICSLKITDDHKNAYGGVMGGVIFTLADFAFAVLSNQIHQLTVAQQVDIHYLAAPKGEKLIARATCRKSGRTSSIINVDISDDTGRDVAQFIGTGFKL is encoded by the coding sequence ATGGCTAATTTTGATTCAGTTGAAAGCGCTAGGGAATTCTTTTACAAGGACAAGTTTGCAGTGATTACAGGTGTGGTTCTGGATGAGCTTACAGAAGATGAGGCAATTTGCAGTTTGAAGATAACAGATGACCATAAAAACGCATATGGTGGCGTTATGGGTGGTGTGATTTTCACATTGGCCGATTTTGCCTTTGCGGTTCTCTCAAATCAGATTCACCAGCTGACCGTTGCCCAGCAGGTCGACATCCATTATCTTGCCGCTCCGAAAGGCGAAAAGCTGATTGCAAGGGCAACCTGCAGGAAAAGCGGACGCACATCATCCATCATCAATGTGGACATCTCAGACGACACAGGCCGTGACGTTGCCCAGTTCATCGGAACAGGGTTCAAGTTATAA
- a CDS encoding Ig-like domain-containing protein: MIGGIVVILAVVVGSIIFAPINEAQSTNIEILNNGDIGENSTLYIKLKDDGQSSLSNKTIHVKLTDDSGNVVFDDTVQTRATGVAVVKLSNVSGGNYTLDITFDGDDNYTACSFSQKITIQGGEVEDDIENDPLIQDTLNDDSSSGSSAQTPSRSSGSSGGRSSGGSGSGSGSGSGGNAPLPEYDEEGNRIN, encoded by the coding sequence ATGATTGGAGGAATTGTTGTCATACTTGCTGTTGTGGTAGGCAGCATAATTTTCGCCCCAATAAATGAGGCGCAATCGACAAACATTGAAATCCTAAACAACGGGGACATCGGAGAAAACAGTACCCTGTACATCAAACTGAAGGATGACGGCCAGTCCTCCCTGAGCAACAAGACCATCCACGTGAAACTTACAGACGACAGCGGCAATGTCGTATTTGACGACACTGTCCAGACACGGGCCACAGGAGTGGCGGTCGTCAAGCTGAGCAATGTGAGCGGCGGCAATTACACCCTCGACATCACCTTTGACGGCGATGACAACTACACTGCATGCAGCTTCTCGCAGAAGATAACCATTCAGGGAGGAGAGGTTGAGGACGACATCGAAAACGATCCTCTGATTCAGGACACACTCAACGACGATTCATCAAGCGGTTCCTCAGCACAGACCCCTTCAAGGTCATCAGGCAGTTCAGGCGGCCGAAGCTCAGGCGGTTCAGGATCAGGCTCAGGTTCAGGTTCCGGAGGAAATGCACCGTTACCTGAATATGATGAAGAGGGAAATAGAATCAATTAG